The segment CTCGGACCGCTCGGGAACTGAGCTCATGTGTTTCGGTTCGGAACCCGGCGTTCGTAAGCTTTGTCACCTTCTCTCGTCCCCGGGGAGCCCGCCGCCATCCCGGGGTCTGCTGGCTGTCGCTCGCCAGCAGCCCGCCCTCGACACAACACGTTTCCCGTCTCCGCACGCACAACCTGTCATGACCGACGTAGACACGGTCCTCGGCAGACTCTGGCGCGACGACGAACCGTGGGACGTGCTCAGCTCGCTCTGCGAACTGGACGACAGGCTCGCGGGTCACCACGGCGAGGCGCGCGCGGCCGACCTCGTCGGTGGCGCGTTCGAGACCGCCGGGGTCCGCAACGTCACGGAGTTCGCGGTGCCGATGACGCGCTGGACCCGCGGCAGAACCGAGTTCGGCGTCGTCGAGCCCACGCCCCGCACCTTCGAGGCCATCGCGCTGCCGTACTCGCCCGCCGGCGAGGTACGAGCCCCCATCGTCGACGTGGGCTACGGCACGCCAGAGGAGATCGACGAGGCCGACGTGGAGGGAGCCGTCGTCGTCGCGAGCACGGACACCCCGCCGGACCGCCGCATCGTCCACCGGATGGAGAAGTACGGCCACGCGGTCGACGCCGGCGCGGAGGCGTTCGTCTTCGCGAACCACGTCTCCGGGCAGCTCCCGCCGACGGGCTCGCTCCGGTTCGACGAGGGCGGCGCAGTACCCGGAATCGGCGTCTCCCACGAGACCGGCGAGTGGCTCCGCCGGTACGCCGAGCGCGACGGCGCGGTCCGGGTGTCGGTCGACGCGACGAGCGACGAGGGCGAGACGCCCGTCGTCCACGGCAGTCTCGGGCCGGACACCGACGAGGAGGTCCTCGTCCTCGCACACCTCGACGCCCACGACGTCGGCGAGGGTGCGCTCGACAACGGCTGCGGCGTCGCGGTGGTCGTCGGCGTCGCCCGCGCG is part of the Haloarchaeobius litoreus genome and harbors:
- a CDS encoding M28 family peptidase, translated to MTDVDTVLGRLWRDDEPWDVLSSLCELDDRLAGHHGEARAADLVGGAFETAGVRNVTEFAVPMTRWTRGRTEFGVVEPTPRTFEAIALPYSPAGEVRAPIVDVGYGTPEEIDEADVEGAVVVASTDTPPDRRIVHRMEKYGHAVDAGAEAFVFANHVSGQLPPTGSLRFDEGGAVPGIGVSHETGEWLRRYAERDGAVRVSVDATSDEGETPVVHGSLGPDTDEEVLVLAHLDAHDVGEGALDNGCGVAVVVGVARALSELELGCRVRVAAVGGEEVGLIGSHGLARELDTGSVRAVVNVDGAGRHRDLVAFSHGSDELAGLVEELADDTDHPVQVRPDPHPWSDHWPFLTAGVPALQLHSDSGERGRGVTHTRADTLDKADPRNLRSHAMLTSLLVQRLTETQPGRVSRADLLDALRDQEYEPGMRAAGVWPES